A portion of the Lolium rigidum isolate FL_2022 chromosome 1, APGP_CSIRO_Lrig_0.1, whole genome shotgun sequence genome contains these proteins:
- the LOC124684860 gene encoding palmitoyl-acyl carrier protein thioesterase, chloroplastic-like, protein MAGSVAASGFFPNPGSSPASLARGSKSATGESPETLSVRGIVAKPNTPPAAMQVKARAQALPKVNGSSKVNHRTADKDETVPYTNPKTFYNQLPDWSMLLAAVTTIFLAAEKQWTMLDWKPKRPDMLVDTFGFGRIIQDGLVFRQNFLIRSYEIGADRTASIETLMNHMQETALNHVKTAGLLGDGFGATPEMSKRNLIWVVSKIQLLVERYPSWEDMVQVDTWVASAGKNGMRRDWHVRDYNSGQTILRATSVWVMLNKNTRRLSKMPDEVRGEIGPHFNNDRSAITEKQGEKLAKPGDKVNDPSTKQFIRKGLTPKWGDLDVNQHVNNVKYIGWILESAPISILEKHELASMTLEYRKECDRDSVLQSLTNVSGECVDSSSGSAIQCDHLLQLESGADVVKAHTKWRPKRAHGEGNMGLFPAESA, encoded by the exons ATGGCGGGCTCTGTGGCCGCCTCGGGGTTCTTCCCCAACCCAGGCTCGTCCCCGGCTTCACTGGCTAGAGGTTCCAAGAGCGCGACCGGCGAATCACCGGAGACTTTGAGCGTTCGTGGGATTGTCGCGAAGCCTAACACGCCTCCCGCGGCCATGCAAGTGAAAGCTCGGGCCCAAGCGCTTCCCAAGGTTAACGGCAGCAGCAAGGTTAACCACAGGACGGCTGACAAGGACGAGACGGTGCCTTACACCAATCCCAAGACGTTCTATAACCAGCTGCCGGATTGGAGCATGCTCCTTGCAGCTGTCACGACCATCTTCCTGGCTGCCGAGAAGCAGTGGACGATGCTTGATTGGAAGCCAAAGAGACCTGATATGCTTGTCGACACGTTTGGCTTTGGTAGAATCATCCAGGATGGGCTGGTGTTTAGGCAGAACTTCTTGATTAGATCCTACGAGATTGGCGCTGATCGTACAGCTTCTATAGAGACATTAATGAATCATATGCAG GAAACAGCTCTTAATCATGTGAAGACTGCTGGTCTTCTTGGAGATGGTTTCGGCGCTACTCCGGAAATGAGTAAACGGAACTTGATTTGGGTCGTCAGCAAAATTCAACTCCTTGTAGAGCGATATCCCTCATG GGAAGATATGGTTCAAGTCGACACATGGGTAGCTTCTGCCGGAAAAAATGGCATGCGGCGAGATTGGCATGTCCGAGACTACAATTCAGGCCAAACAATCTTGAGAGCTACAAG TGTTTGGGTTATGCTGAATAAGAACACTAGAAGACTTTCAAAAATGCCAGATGAAGTTAGAGGTGAAATAGGCCCACACTTCAACAATGACCGTTCCGCTATAACAGAGAAGCAGGGTGAAAAGTTGGCTAAACCAGGGGACAAAGTTAATGACCCTTCTACCAAACAGTTCATAAGGAAGGGACTTACT CCTAAGTGGGGTGACCTGGACGTGAACCAGCATGTGAACAATGTGAAGTATATTGGGTGGATCCTTGAG AGTGCTCCAATTTCAATACTGGAAAAGCATGAGCTTGCAAGCATGACACTCGAATACAGGAAGGAGTGTGACCGTGATAGTGTGCTGCAGTCACTTACCAATGTTTCAGGTGAATGTGTGGATAGTAGCTCAGGCTCTGCCATCCAGTGCGACCATCTGCTTCAGCTGGAGTCTGGAGCTGATGTCGTGAAGGCACATACAAAGTGGCGACCAAAGCGAGCACATGGCGAAGGAAACATGGGGCTGTTCCCAGCTGAGAGCGCATAA